A DNA window from Streptomyces asoensis contains the following coding sequences:
- a CDS encoding sirohydrochlorin chelatase: MAPVLVVIAHGSRDPRHAATVHALVRRVRSLRPGLRVETGFLDFNIPSVQGVLESLAAEGVRDVVALPLLLTRAFHAKADIPAVLREAPSRLRIRQAEVLGPSPLLTDVLERRLYEAGSMPADRSSTGVVLASAGSTDPEAIAVIAEIAREWRRTGWCAVRPAFASAGSSSGFPRTEDVVRELRALGCARVAVAPYVLAPGFLPDRIARGAAGADVLAEVLGPAPEVARVLLERYEAARTPALTALGA; the protein is encoded by the coding sequence GTGGCGCCCGTCCTCGTGGTGATCGCCCACGGCAGCCGGGACCCGCGGCACGCCGCGACCGTCCACGCGCTGGTGCGCCGGGTGCGGTCGCTGCGGCCCGGGCTGCGGGTGGAGACCGGTTTCCTGGACTTCAACATCCCCTCCGTGCAGGGGGTGCTGGAGTCGCTGGCGGCGGAGGGCGTCCGTGACGTCGTGGCGCTGCCGCTGCTGCTGACGCGCGCGTTCCACGCGAAGGCGGACATCCCGGCGGTGCTGCGGGAAGCGCCGTCGCGGCTGCGGATCCGGCAGGCCGAGGTGCTCGGCCCGTCGCCGCTGCTGACCGACGTCCTCGAACGGCGGTTGTACGAGGCGGGGTCGATGCCCGCCGACAGGTCCTCGACCGGGGTCGTGCTGGCCTCGGCGGGGTCCACGGACCCGGAGGCGATCGCGGTGATCGCAGAAATCGCGCGGGAGTGGCGGCGCACCGGTTGGTGCGCCGTGCGGCCCGCGTTCGCCTCCGCGGGATCCTCCTCGGGGTTCCCGCGCACCGAGGACGTGGTCCGCGAGCTGCGGGCGCTGGGGTGCGCCCGTGTCGCCGTGGCGCCGTACGTCCTGGCTCCGGGCTTCCTGCCGGACCGTATCGCGCGCGGCGCGGCCGGGGCGGACGTGCTGGCCGAAGTGCTGGGCCCGGCGCCGGAGGTGGCCCGCGTCCTGCTGGAACGCTACGAAGCGGCGCGCACCCCGGCCCTGACCGCCCTCGGCGCCTGA
- a CDS encoding ketopantoate reductase family protein yields the protein MRYIIIGAGAVGGTVGGRLAQAGQEVVLVARGAHGRALAEDGLRLRVPQGELYHRLPVVEGPDGLGTLRADDVLLLAVKTQDTEAALRAWGPAPVEGGGTAADRLPLVCAQNGVESRRIALRRFRHVYGVCVWLPATHVDPGTVSAAGTPLTGILHLGRYPHGTDDTVREIAADLEKAYFEAPVVPDVSRWQYAKLLANLGNALEAVSGPVADSGPEAQTLYARVRAEGEAVLRAAGIAWTDAEEQQAARGDKVTLVPLDGVARGGGSSWQSLSRGTGTIEADHLNGEIVLLGRLHGVPTPLNELLQRLANRFAQERRAPGSLPLPELVRLADDAVAFVQEPPGPAA from the coding sequence ATGCGCTACATCATCATCGGGGCAGGGGCCGTCGGCGGCACGGTCGGCGGACGACTGGCACAGGCCGGCCAGGAGGTCGTGCTCGTCGCGCGCGGCGCGCACGGCAGGGCGCTCGCCGAGGACGGACTGCGGCTCAGGGTGCCGCAAGGAGAGCTCTACCACCGGCTGCCCGTCGTCGAAGGGCCCGACGGGCTCGGCACCCTGCGCGCCGACGACGTCCTCCTCCTCGCCGTCAAGACGCAGGACACCGAGGCCGCGCTGCGGGCGTGGGGCCCGGCCCCGGTCGAGGGCGGCGGCACGGCCGCCGACAGACTGCCCCTGGTCTGCGCCCAGAACGGGGTGGAGAGCCGGCGGATCGCCCTGCGACGCTTCCGGCACGTCTACGGCGTCTGCGTGTGGCTGCCCGCCACCCACGTCGACCCCGGGACGGTCTCCGCCGCCGGCACCCCGCTCACCGGCATCCTCCACCTCGGCCGCTACCCGCACGGCACCGACGACACCGTCCGCGAGATCGCCGCCGACCTGGAGAAGGCGTACTTCGAGGCGCCGGTCGTCCCCGACGTCTCCCGCTGGCAGTACGCGAAACTGCTGGCCAACCTCGGCAACGCCCTGGAGGCGGTGAGCGGCCCGGTCGCCGACTCCGGCCCCGAGGCACAGACGCTGTACGCGCGGGTGCGGGCCGAGGGCGAGGCGGTGCTGCGGGCCGCCGGGATCGCCTGGACGGACGCCGAGGAGCAGCAGGCCGCGCGCGGCGACAAGGTCACCCTCGTCCCGCTGGACGGCGTCGCGCGCGGCGGAGGGTCCTCCTGGCAGTCCCTGAGCCGCGGCACCGGCACCATCGAGGCCGACCACCTCAACGGCGAGATCGTGCTCCTCGGGCGTCTGCACGGCGTGCCGACCCCGCTGAACGAACTGCTGCAACGGCTCGCCAACCGGTTCGCCCAAGAACGCAGGGCCCCCGGATCCTTGCCGCTGCCGGAGCTGGTCCGGCTGGCCGACGACGCTGTCGCGTTTGTTCAAGAACCCCCGGGCCCCGCTGCCTAG
- a CDS encoding DUF1697 domain-containing protein, translated as MTTTYAALLRGINVGGSRKVPMAALRTLLEGLGLADVRTYLQSGQAVFSAGHGDEESLAAEITAAVEKHFGFAVGVIVRDHAYLEAVADACPFPAAELEAKQLHVTYFSTPVEAGRYAGIDRAAHLPEEFALGDRALYLYAPEGLGRSKLAEQLARPRLTKGLIATTRNWNTVVKLVEMTRRQG; from the coding sequence ATGACGACGACGTACGCGGCCCTGCTGCGCGGCATCAACGTGGGCGGCAGCCGGAAGGTCCCCATGGCCGCCCTGCGCACCCTGCTCGAAGGACTCGGCCTCGCGGACGTGCGCACCTACCTCCAGAGCGGCCAGGCCGTGTTCTCCGCCGGACACGGGGACGAGGAGAGCCTCGCCGCGGAGATCACGGCGGCCGTGGAGAAACACTTCGGCTTCGCCGTCGGCGTGATCGTGCGCGACCACGCCTATCTCGAAGCGGTCGCGGACGCCTGTCCGTTCCCGGCCGCCGAGCTGGAGGCCAAGCAGCTGCACGTCACGTACTTCTCCACCCCCGTCGAGGCCGGGCGCTACGCCGGGATCGACCGCGCCGCCCACCTCCCCGAGGAGTTCGCCCTCGGCGACCGCGCCCTGTACCTGTACGCACCCGAGGGCCTCGGCCGGTCCAAGCTCGCCGAGCAACTGGCCAGGCCCCGCCTGACCAAGGGGCTCATCGCCACCACCCGGAACTGGAACACCGTCGTCAAACTGGTGGAGATGACGCGCCGGCAGGGGTGA
- a CDS encoding MMPL family transporter has translation MGNGDIRVRGIAARAGGWSARHRWAAVGIWVLFVVLAMGIGSAAGTVEVKESDQLGGETHTAARIIEDAGIDEPAGETVLIQSKDGSVKATDTEFRAAVDAVVTAVGKTGKVTDVTSPYDTKTISRDGHSALVQFDMRGDSDTAGDRVGPVLDAVAGVQKDHSSLRIEEIGGASMMKTFDDAFGDDFQQAEYSAVPVALGILLIAFGALVAALLPVALAVTAIMATMGLMSIVSHFQPMDDTASSVMLLVGLAVGVDYCLFYLRREREERAAGRDPQTALRIAAATSGRAVIVSGVTVCVAMAGMLFTGLATFEAMGLASLMVVAVAMVGSVTVLPALLSLLGHRVEKGRIPFLHPDKRRKSRAGGRPAEGSRLWSVVLRVVLAKPGVSLVVAAGALLAIAAPAVGMKTQNLTLDQEFGDSLPIVQTYNRVNDAFPGGSEPAEVIVKADDINAAEVKSALAAFKEQAVSSGASRGPVEIKLHDAQNIAYVYVPLVGGSDLDKAGASLDKLRDEVRPATLGKVDGLQAPITGQVAGSKDFNDQLAGAVAPVFAFVVVFAFLLMLLSFRSLTVAITSIVLNLLSVGAAYGILVAVFQHGWGASLVGAEGVGAIITWLPLFLFVILFGLSMDYHVFVVSRIREARLRGRTTNEAIKHGVVTTAGVVTSAAVIMVAVFAIFGTLSMQSMKQMGVGLAAAVLIDATIIRGVLLPAVMALLGERNWYLPKWLHWLPDLTHDESPEAVAPAARDDEGEPLRV, from the coding sequence ATGGGGAACGGAGATATACGGGTGCGGGGCATAGCCGCGCGGGCCGGCGGCTGGAGCGCCCGGCACCGATGGGCCGCCGTGGGCATCTGGGTGCTGTTCGTCGTCCTGGCCATGGGGATCGGTTCGGCGGCCGGCACGGTCGAGGTCAAGGAGAGCGACCAGCTCGGGGGCGAGACCCACACGGCGGCCAGGATCATCGAGGACGCCGGTATCGACGAACCGGCCGGTGAGACCGTTCTGATCCAGTCGAAGGACGGCTCCGTCAAGGCCACGGACACCGAGTTCAGGGCGGCCGTCGACGCGGTCGTGACGGCCGTCGGCAAGACCGGGAAGGTCACCGACGTGACCTCGCCCTACGACACGAAGACCATCTCCCGGGACGGTCACAGCGCGCTCGTCCAGTTCGACATGCGCGGCGACTCCGACACCGCGGGCGACCGGGTCGGGCCGGTCCTCGACGCAGTCGCGGGGGTGCAGAAGGACCACTCCTCGCTGCGGATCGAGGAGATCGGCGGCGCCAGCATGATGAAGACGTTCGACGACGCGTTCGGCGACGACTTCCAGCAGGCCGAGTACTCCGCCGTGCCGGTGGCCCTGGGCATCCTGCTGATCGCCTTCGGCGCGCTGGTGGCGGCGCTGCTGCCGGTGGCCCTCGCGGTCACCGCGATCATGGCGACGATGGGCCTGATGAGCATCGTCAGCCACTTCCAGCCGATGGACGACACCGCCAGCTCCGTGATGCTGCTCGTCGGTCTCGCCGTGGGTGTCGACTACTGCCTGTTCTATCTGCGCCGCGAGCGGGAGGAGCGGGCCGCCGGGCGCGACCCGCAGACCGCTCTGCGGATCGCCGCGGCGACCAGTGGCCGGGCCGTGATCGTCTCCGGTGTCACCGTGTGCGTGGCGATGGCGGGCATGCTGTTCACGGGGCTCGCCACCTTCGAGGCGATGGGTCTGGCCTCCCTGATGGTGGTCGCGGTCGCCATGGTCGGTTCGGTGACCGTGCTCCCGGCGCTGCTCTCGCTGCTCGGCCACCGGGTGGAGAAGGGCCGGATCCCGTTCCTGCACCCCGACAAGCGCCGCAAGAGCCGTGCGGGCGGGCGGCCCGCCGAGGGAAGCCGGCTGTGGAGCGTCGTGCTGAGGGTCGTCCTCGCCAAGCCCGGCGTCTCGCTGGTCGTGGCGGCCGGCGCGCTGCTCGCCATCGCCGCTCCGGCTGTGGGCATGAAGACCCAGAACCTCACCCTGGACCAGGAGTTCGGCGACTCGCTGCCCATCGTGCAGACCTACAACCGGGTCAACGACGCCTTCCCGGGCGGCTCCGAACCGGCCGAGGTGATCGTCAAGGCGGACGACATCAACGCCGCCGAGGTGAAGTCGGCGCTCGCGGCCTTCAAGGAGCAGGCGGTCAGCTCGGGCGCCTCGCGCGGCCCGGTGGAGATCAAGCTGCACGACGCGCAGAACATCGCCTACGTGTACGTTCCGCTGGTGGGCGGCTCCGACCTGGACAAGGCGGGGGCGAGCCTGGACAAGCTGCGCGACGAGGTGCGGCCCGCGACGCTGGGCAAGGTCGACGGCCTCCAGGCGCCCATCACCGGACAGGTGGCCGGGTCGAAGGACTTCAACGACCAGCTCGCCGGGGCGGTCGCGCCCGTCTTCGCGTTCGTCGTGGTCTTCGCCTTCCTGCTGATGCTCCTGTCGTTCCGCTCGCTGACCGTCGCGATCACCTCGATCGTCCTCAACCTGCTGTCGGTGGGCGCCGCCTACGGCATCCTGGTCGCCGTCTTCCAGCACGGCTGGGGCGCGTCCCTGGTGGGCGCCGAGGGTGTCGGCGCCATCATCACCTGGCTGCCGCTGTTCCTGTTCGTGATCCTGTTCGGCCTGTCGATGGACTACCACGTGTTCGTCGTCTCCCGGATCCGTGAGGCGCGGCTGCGGGGCCGGACGACGAACGAGGCCATCAAGCACGGTGTGGTCACCACGGCCGGCGTGGTCACCAGCGCCGCCGTCATCATGGTCGCCGTGTTCGCGATCTTCGGGACGCTGTCCATGCAGTCCATGAAGCAGATGGGCGTGGGCCTGGCCGCCGCGGTGCTGATCGACGCGACGATCATCCGGGGTGTCCTGCTCCCGGCGGTGATGGCGCTGCTCGGCGAGCGCAACTGGTACCTGCCGAAGTGGCTGCACTGGCTGCCC
- a CDS encoding ABC transporter permease, translating to MASTETKTTVTKPATTELAGVEAGLDALDVVTPTGRAPFRRTFVDKILPPVIATALLLVVWQITFKAVDDPTKLVSPLDVWRTLQDAWLEGKLLGYIWTSVSRGLLGFLFALAIGTPLGLLVARVKFVRAAIGPILSGLQSLPSVAWVPPAVLWLGLNNSMMYAVILLGAVPSIANGLVSGVDQVPPLFLRAGRTMGATGLKGTVYITLPAALPGYVAGLKQGWAFSWRSLMAAEIIASFPDLGVGLGQLLENGRNASDMSMVFEAILLILFVGIAIDLLIFSPLERWVLRSRGLLVKS from the coding sequence ATGGCCAGCACTGAGACGAAGACGACGGTGACGAAGCCGGCCACCACGGAGCTCGCCGGTGTGGAGGCGGGTCTCGACGCGCTGGACGTCGTGACGCCCACCGGGCGTGCGCCGTTCCGGCGGACGTTCGTCGACAAGATCCTGCCGCCGGTCATCGCGACGGCGCTGCTGCTGGTCGTCTGGCAGATCACCTTCAAGGCCGTCGACGACCCGACCAAGCTGGTGTCGCCGCTGGACGTGTGGCGCACGCTCCAGGACGCCTGGCTCGAGGGCAAGCTGCTCGGGTACATCTGGACCAGCGTCTCGCGCGGTCTGCTCGGCTTCCTCTTCGCCCTGGCGATCGGGACCCCGCTGGGTCTGCTGGTGGCGCGGGTGAAGTTCGTGCGGGCGGCGATCGGGCCCATCCTGTCCGGTCTCCAGTCGCTGCCCTCGGTGGCGTGGGTGCCGCCGGCGGTGCTGTGGCTGGGTCTGAACAACTCGATGATGTACGCGGTGATCCTGCTCGGCGCGGTGCCGTCCATCGCCAACGGACTGGTGTCCGGCGTCGACCAGGTGCCGCCGCTGTTCCTGCGGGCCGGCCGCACGATGGGCGCGACGGGCCTGAAGGGCACCGTGTACATCACCCTGCCCGCCGCGCTGCCCGGCTATGTGGCCGGGCTGAAGCAGGGCTGGGCGTTCTCGTGGCGCTCGCTGATGGCCGCGGAGATCATCGCGTCGTTCCCCGATCTGGGCGTGGGCCTCGGTCAGTTGCTGGAGAACGGGCGCAACGCGAGTGACATGTCGATGGTGTTCGAGGCGATCCTGCTCATCCTGTTCGTCGGCATCGCCATCGACCTGCTGATCTTCAGTCCGCTGGAGCGGTGGGTGCTGCGCAGCCGCGGCCTGCTGGTGAAGAGCTGA
- a CDS encoding TIGR03086 family metal-binding protein has protein sequence MKYDETHQYMSECAAEAARIARGVPASRLGDPTHCPGWDVRTLVDHWVLYTSHGLEHRALRKQLPDELVARDFTADPRWAEAYAEQLDRAVAAWAEPAVWEGEVDLGAAAMPAAELASMIVKEMAVHGWDVAVATGQELRISDDAARFVLDVVERHGDLYRQYEGFAAAVPVPRDAPPFDRALGSSGRDPRQGPTRPAG, from the coding sequence ATGAAGTACGACGAGACGCACCAGTACATGTCCGAATGCGCCGCCGAGGCCGCGCGGATCGCCCGCGGCGTCCCGGCGTCCCGGCTGGGCGACCCCACGCACTGTCCCGGCTGGGACGTGCGGACCCTGGTCGACCACTGGGTCCTCTACACCTCCCACGGCCTCGAACACCGCGCCCTGCGCAAGCAGCTGCCCGACGAGCTGGTCGCCCGCGACTTCACCGCCGACCCGCGGTGGGCCGAGGCGTACGCCGAACAGCTGGACCGCGCGGTCGCGGCGTGGGCCGAACCGGCGGTGTGGGAGGGCGAGGTCGACCTGGGCGCGGCCGCGATGCCCGCCGCCGAACTGGCCTCGATGATCGTCAAGGAGATGGCGGTGCACGGGTGGGACGTGGCGGTCGCCACCGGCCAGGAGCTGCGCATCTCGGACGACGCGGCCCGGTTCGTCCTGGATGTCGTCGAACGGCACGGCGATCTCTACCGGCAGTACGAGGGCTTCGCGGCGGCGGTGCCGGTGCCGCGGGACGCGCCGCCGTTCGACCGGGCCCTGGGATCGAGCGGCCGCGACCCCCGGCAGGGCCCGACCCGCCCGGCGGGCTGA
- a CDS encoding ABC transporter ATP-binding protein — translation MSSQEVTTMATTLAEAAESTESVEHAARLEHVSKSFAGPGGQQLVLDDISLDVAPGEFVTLLGASGCGKSTLLNLVAGLDEPTAGSITTDGRPALMFQEHALFPWLTAGKNIELALKLRGVAKPERRGKAEELLELVRLKGAYGKRVHELSGGMRQRVALARALAQESNLLLMDEPFAALDAITRDVLHDELTRIWAETGLSVLFVTHNVREAVRLAQRVVLLSSRPGRVAREWTVDIPQPRRIEDAPVAELSIEITEVLRGEIRRHGQH, via the coding sequence ATGAGTTCCCAGGAGGTGACGACCATGGCCACGACCCTCGCCGAGGCCGCCGAGTCCACGGAGTCCGTGGAGCACGCGGCACGTCTCGAGCACGTATCGAAGTCCTTCGCGGGACCGGGCGGGCAGCAGCTCGTCCTGGACGACATCAGCCTCGATGTCGCTCCCGGCGAGTTCGTCACCCTCCTGGGTGCCTCGGGCTGCGGAAAGTCCACCCTGCTGAACCTGGTGGCCGGGCTCGACGAGCCCACCGCCGGTTCCATCACGACGGACGGCCGTCCGGCGCTGATGTTCCAGGAGCACGCCCTCTTCCCCTGGCTGACCGCGGGCAAGAACATCGAACTCGCCCTGAAACTGCGGGGGGTGGCCAAGCCCGAGCGGCGCGGCAAGGCCGAGGAGCTGCTCGAGCTGGTCCGTCTGAAGGGCGCGTACGGCAAGCGGGTCCACGAACTGTCGGGCGGTATGCGCCAGCGCGTGGCGCTGGCCCGGGCGCTGGCGCAGGAGAGCAACCTCCTGCTGATGGACGAGCCGTTCGCGGCGCTCGACGCCATCACCCGGGACGTGCTGCACGACGAGCTGACCCGGATCTGGGCGGAGACGGGGCTGTCCGTCCTGTTCGTCACGCACAACGTGCGCGAGGCGGTGCGGCTCGCGCAGCGGGTCGTGCTGCTGTCCTCCCGGCCCGGCCGGGTGGCGCGCGAGTGGACCGTCGACATCCCGCAGCCGCGCCGGATCGAGGACGCCCCGGTGGCGGAACTGTCCATCGAGATCACCGAAGTCCTGCGTGGGGAGATCCGCCGTCATGGCCAGCACTGA